From a region of the Acidobacteriota bacterium genome:
- a CDS encoding glycosyltransferase family 2 protein, producing MSQASSVAGFRPSLSMLGWALNEEENVADYVQRAEAFLSSVSDDYELILFDDGSTDRTWTIVGELASTRPWLRPIKNDRNRGPGFCYRTGIGAATKAYFMAQTVDWAYDIDAFKPHFDELLRHDVLQGVRPGEYSLGTLRRRSDSLYKGIVSLTNYTLIRVLFRLPFDDFQNVTICPTRLAQPLRLESEGSFTNPEVMMKLYWGGASFLQVPVRFQKRGRGKGTGTRASAIVRSVGDILGNWYRWVIRGEHPNQHAGSVTSLPD from the coding sequence ATGAGCCAGGCTTCGTCCGTCGCAGGGTTCCGTCCCAGCCTCTCCATGCTGGGCTGGGCGCTCAACGAGGAAGAGAACGTCGCCGACTACGTGCAACGCGCCGAAGCGTTCCTGTCCAGCGTCTCGGATGACTACGAGCTGATCCTGTTCGATGATGGCAGCACCGACCGGACGTGGACGATCGTGGGCGAGTTGGCGTCGACCCGTCCCTGGCTGCGGCCAATCAAGAACGACCGCAACCGCGGCCCCGGCTTTTGCTATCGGACGGGCATCGGCGCCGCCACCAAGGCCTACTTCATGGCGCAGACCGTGGACTGGGCCTACGACATCGACGCCTTCAAGCCGCACTTTGACGAGCTGCTCCGCCATGATGTCCTGCAGGGCGTGAGGCCAGGCGAGTATTCGCTGGGCACGCTGCGCAGGCGCTCCGACAGTCTCTACAAGGGCATCGTGTCGCTGACCAACTACACGTTGATCCGCGTCCTGTTCCGGTTGCCGTTTGACGATTTCCAGAACGTCACGATCTGTCCGACCCGCCTGGCCCAGCCTCTTCGCCTGGAGTCGGAGGGCTCGTTCACCAATCCCGAAGTCATGATGAAGCTTTATTGGGGTGGCGCATCATTCCTTCAGGTCCCGGTGCGGTTCCAGAAGCGAGGGCGAGGCAAGGGTACGGGAACGCGAGCGAGCGCCATCGTGCGCTCGGTCGGGGACATTCTCGGCAATTGGTATCGATGGGTCATCCGAGGCGAACACCCGAATCAACACGCCGGAAGCGTGACGTCCCTTCCCGACTGA
- a CDS encoding methionyl-tRNA formyltransferase, translating into MSASRVVVFGFGRLALAALDTLERLGVTPVAVVVPGIRSGADVEMVVARAREKSLRLLVQPRRKDLAPFLETIQLLRPDLMLVWSYPMLLPPELVSLAVNGAFNIHSGKLPEYRGGHVMIWALINGERESAATLHRVDAGIDTGPVVAEERFAIESDEDIASLQGKLAVAGTALLTKWWPALVDGTAPQTAQDESRAHYYRMRTPADGLIDWSQSNIQIHNLVRALVAPWPGAFTTIGGAKLVVRRGEPIEAAGVSAPGTVVRIDESGPVVSTGSGDLKLLQVELPAQPASRVDLRRIGIVPGARFN; encoded by the coding sequence ATGTCGGCAAGTCGGGTCGTGGTCTTTGGGTTCGGGCGGCTGGCGCTCGCGGCCCTCGACACGCTCGAACGACTCGGCGTCACGCCGGTCGCGGTCGTGGTGCCGGGTATTCGCAGCGGCGCCGATGTGGAGATGGTGGTCGCGCGGGCGCGCGAGAAGTCATTGAGGCTGTTGGTGCAGCCGCGCCGAAAGGACCTGGCGCCGTTTCTTGAAACCATCCAGTTACTTCGCCCCGACCTGATGCTGGTGTGGTCGTACCCGATGTTGCTGCCTCCGGAACTGGTCTCACTCGCAGTGAACGGGGCATTCAACATTCACAGCGGCAAGCTCCCTGAGTATCGCGGCGGCCACGTCATGATCTGGGCCCTGATCAACGGCGAGCGCGAGAGCGCGGCCACGCTGCACCGGGTCGATGCCGGGATCGATACCGGCCCGGTCGTGGCCGAAGAACGGTTTGCCATCGAGTCGGATGAGGACATCGCTTCACTGCAGGGCAAGCTGGCGGTGGCCGGCACGGCTCTTCTGACCAAGTGGTGGCCAGCCCTCGTGGATGGGACGGCACCGCAAACAGCCCAGGATGAATCGCGCGCGCACTACTACCGGATGCGCACGCCCGCCGATGGGTTGATCGATTGGTCGCAGTCCAATATCCAGATCCATAACCTGGTGCGGGCGCTGGTCGCGCCATGGCCTGGCGCGTTCACCACGATCGGCGGCGCGAAACTGGTGGTGCGCCGGGGTGAGCCGATCGAGGCCGCCGGCGTCTCGGCGCCCGGCACGGTGGTTCGCATTGACGAATCAGGGCCGGTCGTGTCGACCGGCTCGGGGGACCTCAAGTTGCTGCAAGTCGAGTTGCCGGCGCAGCCGGCCAGTCGCGTCGACCTTCGCCGGATAGGCATCGTGCCCGGCGCTCGTTTCAATTAG
- the asnB gene encoding asparagine synthase (glutamine-hydrolyzing) → MCGICGMFGRGDRATTETMLATLRHRGPDDSHVVHGERFALGARRLAILDVEHGRQPMSNEDGSIWACENGELYNYPQLRPRLLQSGHHLHTTCDTEVLPHLYEEHGAGLPEHIDGMFAIAVWDEKTQTGLLGRDRMGKKPLYYWHSGDVLYFASELKALLTVPGFTRTINLEAMHHFISLKHVPHPLTIFRGVYMLPPAHRLTFRPGEQPVISCYWDVDFTVDPDLDSQPEDALTEELIRLLGQGVKRRLLSDVPIGFFLSGGLDSSLSTAMAAEATGRIKTFTLTYANESTTPGKEQDRRWARWVAEKYGTEHHEETIEFSNYPDNLRKILGCFDEPFAGVVSSYFLSQLIARHVKVALSGDGADEIFGSYLSHRLAQPMAQFPEYQRTGNADLIRPFESRPEYLQGLLGSGDTAALDWEWRAKLLVFGEDEKRSLYHPDLQRELAASSTADYLKETFARLTATDPLNRILEAEFKTIFPDQVLTYGDRLSMAHSLEVRSAYLDTDVVTFAARLPGRVKIKMGDTKYLLKQAARRYFPAEMVDRPKEGFLMPVTQWMLGDLQSYVRDTLSPSRLGRHDFFDATRIGALVDRLYQPGADYTDVNKVLAFVVFQEWYDLYLA, encoded by the coding sequence ATGTGTGGCATTTGCGGAATGTTCGGGCGCGGCGATCGCGCCACCACCGAGACGATGCTCGCGACCCTGCGCCACCGCGGTCCGGATGACAGCCACGTGGTCCACGGCGAGCGATTCGCGTTGGGCGCGCGGCGCCTGGCTATTCTCGACGTCGAACACGGCCGGCAGCCGATGTCGAACGAGGACGGCTCGATCTGGGCCTGTGAGAACGGCGAACTCTACAACTACCCGCAGCTTCGCCCGCGGTTGCTACAGTCAGGTCATCACCTGCACACCACCTGCGACACCGAGGTGCTGCCGCATCTTTACGAGGAGCACGGCGCCGGGCTGCCCGAGCACATCGACGGGATGTTCGCGATCGCGGTGTGGGACGAGAAGACGCAGACCGGCCTGCTGGGGCGCGACCGGATGGGCAAGAAGCCGCTTTACTACTGGCATAGCGGCGACGTGCTGTATTTCGCCTCGGAGCTCAAGGCGCTGCTCACCGTCCCCGGCTTCACGCGGACGATCAATCTGGAGGCGATGCACCACTTCATCAGCCTCAAGCACGTCCCGCATCCGCTGACCATCTTCAGGGGCGTCTACATGCTGCCGCCGGCTCACCGGCTGACGTTCCGCCCCGGCGAGCAGCCGGTCATCAGCTGCTACTGGGACGTGGATTTCACCGTCGATCCCGATCTCGACAGCCAGCCAGAGGACGCGCTGACCGAGGAGCTGATTCGCCTGCTCGGTCAGGGCGTGAAGCGCCGCCTGCTCTCGGATGTACCGATTGGGTTCTTCCTGAGCGGCGGACTCGACTCGAGCCTGTCCACCGCGATGGCCGCCGAGGCGACCGGGCGCATCAAGACTTTCACGCTGACCTACGCGAACGAGTCGACGACGCCCGGTAAGGAGCAGGACCGCCGGTGGGCGCGCTGGGTAGCCGAGAAATACGGCACCGAGCATCACGAAGAGACCATCGAGTTCAGCAACTACCCGGACAACTTGCGCAAGATCCTGGGCTGCTTCGACGAGCCGTTCGCCGGCGTCGTCTCCAGCTACTTCCTGTCGCAGTTGATTGCTCGTCACGTGAAGGTCGCCCTGTCGGGCGATGGTGCCGACGAGATCTTCGGCAGCTACCTGTCGCATCGCCTGGCGCAGCCGATGGCGCAGTTTCCCGAATACCAGCGCACCGGCAATGCCGACTTGATCCGGCCGTTCGAGAGCCGGCCGGAGTACTTGCAGGGACTCCTCGGGAGTGGTGACACGGCGGCGCTCGATTGGGAATGGCGTGCCAAGCTGTTGGTGTTTGGTGAGGACGAGAAGCGCAGCCTCTACCACCCGGACCTGCAGCGCGAACTTGCCGCCAGCAGCACGGCTGACTACCTAAAAGAGACCTTCGCGCGCCTGACCGCAACCGATCCGCTCAACCGCATCCTCGAAGCCGAGTTCAAGACGATCTTCCCAGACCAGGTGCTGACCTACGGCGACCGCCTGTCGATGGCCCACTCGCTCGAAGTCCGCAGCGCTTACCTCGACACCGACGTCGTGACCTTCGCGGCCCGCCTACCAGGCCGCGTGAAGATCAAGATGGGCGACACGAAGTACCTCCTGAAGCAGGCGGCCCGTCGATACTTCCCGGCGGAGATGGTGGACCGGCCGAAGGAAGGCTTCCTGATGCCCGTCACGCAGTGGATGCTGGGCGACCTGCAGTCCTACGTGCGCGATACGCTCAGCCCGTCTCGTCTTGGCCGGCACGACTTCTTTGACGCGACGCGTATCGGCGCCCTTGTCGATCGCCTCTATCAGCCGGGCGCCGACTACACGGACGTCAACAAGGTGCTGGCGTTCGTGGTGTTTCAGGAGTGGTACGATCTCTATCTCGCATGA
- a CDS encoding AAC(3) family N-acetyltransferase → MADSPKVPASVLDALEVPRGGIVYVQSSVDWMQRAGLRAPEMLSTLLDWTGPAGTLVMPSYPFHSSHQEYLRNAPTFDVRRTPAGIGLMPEMFRRTAGVVRSLDPDFSVCALGAEAEAIVGREPAEPDPFGADSSYQRMLGRGTTLVGLGVSLNTNSFIHAIDSRAAAGYPAAVYNDRVYATTVIDGRGVSRVVRRMCLRPPFQQLTTPSAIGDVMRPAAEVFATIEIAGARFFKWDLGAWSAWCASHAAAQATRGEWPCWLTRLGSAFPSAQPS, encoded by the coding sequence ATGGCCGATAGTCCCAAGGTCCCCGCGTCCGTTCTCGACGCGCTGGAAGTCCCGCGCGGCGGGATCGTCTACGTTCAGTCCTCCGTCGACTGGATGCAGCGAGCGGGCCTCCGGGCCCCCGAGATGCTCTCGACCTTGCTGGACTGGACCGGCCCTGCGGGCACGCTGGTCATGCCGAGCTATCCGTTTCACAGCTCGCATCAGGAGTACCTGCGGAATGCGCCCACGTTCGATGTGCGCCGCACGCCCGCTGGGATCGGCCTCATGCCGGAGATGTTTCGCCGCACGGCCGGCGTGGTTCGCAGCCTCGATCCGGACTTCAGCGTCTGTGCCCTCGGCGCGGAGGCCGAGGCGATCGTCGGCCGCGAGCCGGCCGAGCCGGACCCGTTCGGCGCGGACTCGAGTTACCAGCGGATGCTCGGACGCGGCACCACGCTGGTGGGACTGGGCGTGAGCCTGAACACGAATTCTTTCATCCATGCGATCGACTCTCGTGCGGCTGCCGGCTATCCGGCTGCGGTTTACAACGATCGCGTGTACGCTACTACGGTGATCGACGGGCGAGGGGTGTCTCGCGTGGTGCGGCGCATGTGCTTGCGGCCGCCATTTCAGCAGCTCACGACCCCATCGGCCATTGGTGACGTCATGCGTCCGGCCGCCGAGGTGTTTGCCACCATCGAGATCGCCGGAGCGCGGTTCTTCAAGTGGGACCTCGGGGCCTGGTCGGCGTGGTGTGCGTCGCACGCCGCCGCTCAAGCCACGCGGGGGGAGTGGCCCTGCTGGCTCACCCGTCTCGGTAGTGCGTTCCCATCGGCGCAACCCTCATGA
- a CDS encoding methyltransferase domain-containing protein, translated as MALDYSDYPSGGFDVTADVEARSFWCRTRNRVLTQLFRRFTDSSRPLDVLEIGCGIGGVIGALRQLPHLRLTGSEIYIQGLKYARSKMPDVDFIQLDATSIPFHAGFDVVGAFDVLEHIEQDELVMRQVHAALRPDGLFVVTVPQYQWMWSTLDEIVNHKRRYARRQLTERLHRAGFEVIYATSFVTTLFPFMVMSRLLDRGEARAADTTTEFAERVTLPRPLNILFDWIMRIDEWVLRAGPTLPFGGSLLVVARRRHVRLEFRP; from the coding sequence GTGGCGCTCGACTACAGCGACTACCCGAGCGGCGGCTTCGACGTCACCGCCGATGTCGAAGCGCGCAGCTTTTGGTGCCGGACCCGCAACCGCGTGCTTACGCAGCTGTTCCGGCGATTCACCGATAGTTCGCGACCTCTGGACGTTTTGGAGATCGGCTGCGGTATCGGCGGCGTGATTGGGGCGCTTCGGCAATTGCCGCACCTACGACTGACCGGGTCTGAGATTTATATTCAGGGTCTCAAGTACGCGCGCAGCAAGATGCCCGATGTCGACTTCATTCAGCTCGATGCCACGAGCATTCCGTTCCACGCCGGGTTCGATGTAGTCGGAGCGTTCGACGTGCTGGAGCACATCGAGCAGGACGAACTCGTCATGCGACAAGTGCACGCGGCACTGCGCCCAGATGGATTGTTCGTCGTGACGGTGCCGCAGTACCAGTGGATGTGGAGCACGCTCGACGAAATTGTGAACCACAAGCGGCGCTACGCCCGCCGCCAACTGACCGAGCGACTCCACCGCGCGGGGTTCGAGGTGATTTACGCCACGTCCTTTGTCACCACACTGTTTCCGTTCATGGTGATGTCGCGGCTCCTCGATCGGGGCGAGGCGCGGGCTGCCGACACCACCACCGAGTTCGCCGAGCGCGTGACGCTGCCGCGGCCCCTCAATATTCTGTTCGACTGGATCATGCGCATCGACGAGTGGGTCCTCCGGGCCGGCCCGACCTTGCCGTTCGGCGGCTCCCTGCTCGTTGTTGCCCGTCGCCGCCATGTCCGGTTGGAATTCCGGCCGTGA
- a CDS encoding dTDP-glucose 4,6-dehydratase, with product MKTILVTGGAGFIGSNFVHHIFNKYPDYRILVLDLLTYAGSVDNLPTDFQDAHTSGRIEFWYGDVRNASLVENLMRRVDVVVHFAAETHVTRSIFDNYHFFETDVLGTQVISNAVLRCADRIERFVHISTSEVYGTAEATLMNEEHPLKPLSPYASAKCGADRLVYSYWATYHLPAVIVRPFNNFGPRQHLEKAVPRFITSCLLDEPLRLHGQGVAQRDWVFVEDTCDAIDRIVHAPREAVVGEVINIGTDHSLSVADVAHHIVRLMDKPESLITYVGERPGQVFRHTADAAKARRVLGWQPSMTFEQGLQKTIDWYRTHRSVWEKQLWMREIPIVTGSGKAELH from the coding sequence ATGAAGACAATCCTCGTGACAGGTGGCGCCGGCTTCATCGGCAGCAACTTCGTGCACCACATCTTCAACAAGTATCCGGACTACCGCATCCTAGTGCTCGACCTGCTGACGTACGCCGGCAGCGTCGATAACCTGCCGACCGATTTTCAGGATGCGCACACCAGCGGCCGAATTGAGTTCTGGTACGGCGACGTACGCAACGCGTCGCTCGTCGAGAACCTGATGCGGCGCGTCGACGTGGTGGTGCATTTTGCGGCCGAGACGCACGTCACCCGCTCGATCTTCGACAACTACCACTTCTTCGAAACCGACGTGCTGGGCACGCAGGTGATTTCAAATGCCGTGCTGCGCTGTGCGGACCGCATCGAGCGATTCGTGCACATCTCCACTTCCGAGGTCTACGGCACCGCCGAGGCGACGCTGATGAACGAAGAGCATCCGCTGAAGCCGCTCAGTCCCTATGCCAGCGCGAAATGCGGAGCCGACCGCCTGGTCTACTCCTACTGGGCGACCTACCACCTGCCCGCGGTGATCGTGCGGCCGTTCAACAACTTCGGCCCTCGCCAGCACCTCGAGAAGGCGGTGCCGCGCTTCATCACCAGCTGCCTGCTGGATGAACCCCTGCGCCTGCACGGCCAGGGCGTCGCCCAGCGCGATTGGGTCTTTGTCGAGGACACCTGCGACGCGATCGATCGGATCGTGCACGCGCCCCGGGAGGCCGTAGTCGGCGAGGTCATCAACATCGGCACCGATCACAGCCTCAGCGTCGCCGACGTGGCCCATCACATCGTCCGGTTGATGGACAAGCCCGAGTCGCTGATTACCTACGTTGGCGAGCGGCCCGGGCAGGTGTTCCGCCATACCGCCGATGCGGCCAAGGCCCGCCGCGTCCTGGGGTGGCAGCCGAGCATGACCTTCGAGCAGGGCCTGCAGAAGACCATTGACTGGTACCGCACGCACCGCAGCGTGTGGGAGAAGCAACTCTGGATGCGCGAGATTCCGATTGTCACCGGATCGGGGAAGGCCGAGCTTCATTAG
- a CDS encoding WbqC family protein produces the protein MTAAVAAAPKTLVVLQPGYLPWLGFFDQMRRADVFAYYDDVQFNKHGWRNRNRIKTPAGPLWLTVPVLHHGQGQPLILDTLIDTRSNWQRKHIASLKQYYAKAPHAARYLPELEEMLSRPWTHLGDLDIAVAGLMAGWLQLPLPTIRTSTLGIEGTPSQRLINICHHFGATRYLSGDAASDYLDVPLFASQGVEVVWQNYQHPVYPQRHGEFVPFLSAIDLILNCGDQSAEILKGGPTA, from the coding sequence ATGACCGCCGCCGTGGCTGCCGCTCCCAAGACGCTCGTCGTGCTCCAGCCCGGTTACCTGCCGTGGCTTGGGTTCTTCGATCAGATGCGCCGCGCCGACGTCTTTGCCTATTACGACGATGTGCAGTTCAACAAGCATGGGTGGCGCAACCGAAATCGAATCAAGACGCCGGCGGGACCGCTGTGGCTCACTGTGCCGGTGCTGCATCATGGCCAGGGGCAACCCCTGATTCTCGACACCTTGATCGACACGCGCTCCAACTGGCAACGCAAGCACATTGCCTCGCTGAAGCAGTACTATGCCAAGGCCCCACATGCTGCGCGCTACTTGCCTGAGCTCGAGGAGATGTTGAGTCGTCCCTGGACCCACCTGGGCGACCTCGACATCGCCGTGGCCGGCCTGATGGCCGGGTGGCTCCAGTTGCCGTTGCCAACGATCCGAACGTCAACCCTTGGGATCGAGGGCACGCCGTCACAGCGGCTGATCAACATCTGCCATCATTTCGGCGCCACTCGATACTTGAGCGGCGATGCGGCCAGCGACTACCTGGACGTCCCGCTGTTCGCGAGCCAGGGCGTCGAGGTGGTCTGGCAAAACTATCAACACCCGGTCTACCCTCAGCGCCACGGTGAGTTCGTGCCGTTCCTGTCGGCGATCGACCTGATTCTCAACTGCGGCGACCAGAGCGCCGAGATTCTCAAGGGCGGACCCACGGCATGA
- a CDS encoding radical SAM protein → MINIKTPAAIVRTQHQEAVQKQYGLRPGAEEFPLMVVISIIYPCNFGCPMCPYTDGNSDLRKFYHAHDGDLMPVKLWEKMADECGPYGAWMRCTGGGEPMLHKHMVEMVEYAKAKGARIWMNTNGSMFGPLPAFRHKLERILKAGIDLVEFSMDAGDAETYAKVRPPHGGAPRDPQKWFDNHVSNVRAALAMRKEFRTTNRIVVSMIRQDIMEGKMEAAVKFWMEDVGVDEVITRKFLSWDDNTTIQLGHAMDPHLYKHMPGERKEPCVWPFERLNVDTLGRVALCGQDISFRTADLFPNVNDASLKEIWQGERFNWYRRLHLEGKGAEAWPCNGCSAWLAGVRDWEHGWLKVLKTSGDHVKEVMKKDLGVDVEVYQPHHDLPPAK, encoded by the coding sequence ATGATTAACATCAAGACCCCGGCGGCGATCGTGAGGACGCAGCATCAGGAAGCTGTTCAGAAACAGTACGGCCTCAGGCCCGGCGCGGAAGAGTTCCCGTTGATGGTCGTGATTTCGATCATCTACCCCTGCAACTTCGGCTGCCCGATGTGCCCGTACACCGACGGCAACTCGGACCTGCGAAAGTTCTACCACGCCCACGATGGCGACCTGATGCCGGTGAAGTTGTGGGAGAAGATGGCCGACGAGTGCGGACCCTACGGCGCGTGGATGCGCTGCACCGGCGGCGGCGAGCCGATGCTCCACAAGCACATGGTGGAGATGGTCGAGTACGCCAAGGCCAAGGGCGCGCGCATTTGGATGAACACCAATGGCAGCATGTTCGGCCCGCTGCCGGCGTTCCGCCACAAGCTCGAACGCATCCTGAAGGCGGGCATCGACCTGGTCGAGTTCTCGATGGATGCTGGTGATGCCGAGACCTATGCCAAGGTGCGTCCGCCACACGGCGGCGCGCCTCGCGATCCGCAGAAGTGGTTCGACAACCACGTCAGCAACGTCCGTGCGGCGCTGGCCATGCGCAAGGAATTTCGCACCACCAACCGCATTGTCGTCTCCATGATTCGGCAGGACATCATGGAAGGCAAGATGGAAGCGGCGGTGAAGTTCTGGATGGAAGACGTTGGCGTCGACGAGGTGATTACCCGAAAGTTCCTGTCGTGGGACGACAACACCACCATCCAGCTGGGCCACGCCATGGATCCGCATCTCTACAAGCACATGCCGGGTGAGCGGAAGGAGCCGTGCGTATGGCCGTTCGAACGCCTCAACGTCGATACCCTTGGGCGCGTAGCGTTGTGCGGGCAGGACATTTCGTTCCGCACGGCCGATCTCTTCCCGAACGTAAACGATGCCAGCCTCAAGGAGATCTGGCAAGGTGAGCGGTTCAACTGGTACCGCCGCCTGCACCTCGAAGGCAAGGGCGCCGAGGCGTGGCCGTGCAATGGCTGTTCGGCGTGGCTGGCGGGCGTCCGCGATTGGGAGCACGGCTGGCTGAAGGTCCTCAAGACCTCCGGGGATCACGTCAAGGAAGTGATGAAGAAGGACCTTGGCGTGGACGTCGAGGTCTACCAGCCCCATCACGACTTGCCGCCAGCCAAGTAA
- a CDS encoding ArgE/DapE family deacylase: protein MAEAEARVLAAIDRLEPAYRALLQSLVRTPSPVGEEGAAQAIVAGHMRDIGLDVDVFDINASVLAGDERFNPSPRGYAGRPCVVGKRKGSGGGRSLVLNAHIDTVPVDAPDAWTYPPYGGVVDDGRIYGRGAADDKAGIVECLLVAHAIREAGLSLVGDLLVASVVEDESTGNGSLAAAKRGHVGDAVVIVDGTWPERFIVSHMGHVSFQIRLPGTAGHATSAGPNPIAAVGQVVSELQDYVERRNAAQTLPWGTNERPHFINLGMVRGGVWPGSVPAECVIEGQCGFPPPETCAGAKDALREVLRELAQSPEWPLAAPASIAFVGLEMAPHVGDPRNPIVQLLVETVGRRHGAVLQESVIAGHCDLRHYTATTSAACLYGPGGGRNVHGADEYFELAHLPLVAGNLACVALKWCGVSNVESGGSNVESGFSRASGSNVESGFSRTKPDGR, encoded by the coding sequence ATGGCCGAGGCTGAAGCGCGGGTGCTCGCGGCGATCGATCGCCTCGAGCCGGCGTATCGCGCCCTGCTGCAGTCGCTCGTGCGGACGCCGAGTCCGGTGGGCGAAGAAGGCGCGGCGCAAGCGATCGTCGCCGGTCACATGCGCGACATCGGCCTCGATGTCGACGTATTCGACATCAACGCGTCTGTCTTGGCCGGTGATGAGCGATTCAATCCCTCGCCTCGCGGTTATGCCGGCCGGCCTTGTGTGGTCGGGAAGCGGAAGGGCAGTGGCGGTGGCCGCTCGCTGGTGCTGAACGCGCACATTGACACCGTGCCGGTCGACGCGCCAGATGCGTGGACCTATCCGCCGTACGGCGGCGTCGTCGACGACGGCCGCATCTATGGCCGCGGCGCCGCCGACGACAAGGCCGGCATCGTCGAGTGCCTGCTGGTGGCCCACGCCATCCGCGAAGCCGGACTCAGCCTGGTAGGCGATCTCCTGGTGGCCAGCGTGGTTGAGGATGAGTCCACGGGCAACGGGTCGTTGGCGGCCGCCAAGCGTGGTCACGTCGGCGACGCGGTGGTCATTGTTGACGGCACCTGGCCAGAGCGTTTCATCGTCTCGCACATGGGGCATGTGTCGTTCCAGATTCGCCTGCCCGGCACCGCCGGTCATGCCACGTCGGCCGGTCCCAACCCGATCGCCGCTGTGGGCCAGGTCGTGTCCGAACTGCAGGACTACGTGGAGCGTCGCAATGCGGCGCAGACCTTGCCATGGGGAACCAACGAGCGCCCCCATTTCATCAACCTTGGGATGGTTCGAGGCGGCGTGTGGCCGGGATCGGTACCAGCGGAGTGTGTGATCGAGGGCCAGTGCGGATTTCCGCCGCCTGAGACGTGCGCAGGCGCGAAGGACGCGCTCCGTGAGGTGTTGCGAGAGCTGGCGCAGTCGCCCGAGTGGCCACTCGCGGCACCGGCGTCGATAGCTTTCGTGGGCCTCGAGATGGCGCCGCACGTCGGCGACCCGCGCAATCCAATTGTCCAGCTATTGGTCGAGACCGTCGGCCGGCGACACGGCGCCGTGTTGCAGGAAAGCGTGATCGCGGGTCATTGCGACCTTCGCCACTACACCGCGACGACGTCGGCGGCGTGCTTGTACGGGCCGGGTGGCGGTCGCAATGTCCATGGGGCGGACGAGTACTTCGAGTTGGCCCACCTGCCGCTGGTGGCGGGCAACCTGGCATGCGTCGCCCTGAAATGGTGCGGCGTTTCGAATGTAGAGTCCGGCGGCTCCAATGTAGAGTCCGGCTTTAGCCGGGCCAGCGGTTCCAATGTAGAGTCCGGCTTTAGCCGGACCAAGCCCGATGGCCGATAG